The following proteins come from a genomic window of Gimesia chilikensis:
- a CDS encoding carcinine hydrolase/isopenicillin-N N-acyltransferase family protein: protein MARNVTSLLRMLLLLVLISGTGSASSRACTTAVISGKATADGRPLLWKNRDTSNIHNEVVLFKEGPLRAIAVVNAGSRKSAFMGVNEAGFCLENSLSKDLGTPGKKSGMGNGRFIKHALETCETVEDFRKLLDETNKTGRRTVSNFGVIDARGGAALFETGPDSYTMFDVNDPRTAPNGYIVRSNFATTAQGLPALPEQRHLGKIYSAERYSQACSRLEQQRGTGITVEYLLRNLTRDLSNQQGTPHPGTVNGTKGKLPEIIQTANTISRSTTVSAAVFHGVKPGENPGLTTMWTILGNPSFSLAVPCWVDMKQVADPLEDRKGAELGEIAISLRAWSKSAEGDGIDTQALPGIWEDLWRTEDKILKLTHAFQTSRRQHGYSQGAVTRFHQKMAALAMQAMQQELQEMKQAAIDLPAPPPPRFAPVKKTIVIP from the coding sequence ATGGCTCGAAACGTGACTTCACTGCTGCGGATGCTACTGCTGCTGGTTCTGATTTCAGGAACAGGGTCTGCTTCCTCCCGCGCCTGCACGACCGCTGTTATCAGTGGCAAAGCGACCGCTGACGGCCGACCACTGCTCTGGAAAAACCGGGACACCTCAAACATTCATAATGAAGTGGTACTCTTCAAAGAGGGTCCGCTCCGCGCCATCGCCGTGGTCAATGCAGGCAGCCGAAAATCCGCATTCATGGGCGTCAACGAAGCCGGCTTCTGCCTGGAAAACTCGTTAAGCAAAGATCTCGGCACTCCCGGTAAAAAGTCCGGCATGGGCAATGGACGTTTCATCAAACATGCTCTGGAAACCTGTGAAACAGTCGAGGACTTCCGTAAACTGCTCGACGAAACCAACAAAACAGGCCGTCGCACTGTTTCCAACTTTGGTGTCATTGATGCTCGGGGAGGCGCCGCCCTCTTCGAAACCGGTCCCGACAGTTACACGATGTTTGACGTCAACGATCCCCGGACAGCCCCCAATGGCTACATCGTTCGCTCAAACTTCGCCACTACTGCCCAGGGTCTGCCGGCCCTTCCCGAGCAGCGACACCTGGGGAAGATTTATTCCGCCGAACGCTATTCCCAGGCCTGTTCCCGACTCGAACAACAGCGGGGAACTGGTATCACCGTGGAGTATCTGCTCCGCAACCTGACACGCGACCTGTCTAACCAGCAAGGCACTCCTCACCCCGGCACCGTCAACGGCACCAAAGGCAAGCTGCCTGAAATCATCCAGACCGCAAACACCATCAGCCGATCCACCACCGTTTCTGCAGCCGTCTTTCATGGCGTCAAACCCGGAGAAAATCCCGGCCTGACAACCATGTGGACCATTCTGGGCAATCCCAGTTTTTCACTGGCCGTTCCCTGTTGGGTCGACATGAAACAGGTCGCTGACCCGCTGGAAGATCGCAAAGGAGCCGAGCTGGGAGAGATTGCGATTTCCCTGCGCGCCTGGAGTAAATCAGCCGAGGGTGACGGCATCGATACCCAGGCCCTCCCCGGCATCTGGGAAGACCTCTGGAGAACAGAAGACAAGATCCTCAAGCTCACGCATGCGTTTCAGACCAGCCGCAGACAACACGGTTATTCACAAGGCGCAGTCACCCGCTTTCATCAGAAGATGGCGGCACTCGCCATGCAGGCGATGCAACAGGAACTGCAGGAAATGAAGCAGGCCGCGATCGACCTGCCTGCTCCTCCGCCTCCCCGGTTCGCACCGGTCAAGAAAACAATCGTGATCCCCTGA
- a CDS encoding BPL-N domain-containing protein, with protein sequence MRSTIIFRCANFFILCLACLPITVQAEAQTAETKLVRVAVFDYPDKESNGPRNLKQFLTPANGFKYQVVRPAEIRNGILKDFDVLIMPGGSGSKQSKALAPEGRKAVRQFVQNGGGYVGICAGAYLASSHYPWSLGVINARVWDRQHWARGAETVEIGLTPAGQQVLARGPKSYKVRYQNGPLLVPDNQQHLPGYEVLASFETEVARNGAPAGAMVGTHAIIRSKFGAGRVICYSPHPEAQDGPKSLVASGVYWAAQVD encoded by the coding sequence ATGCGTTCTACTATTATATTCCGTTGTGCGAATTTCTTCATCCTGTGTCTGGCCTGTCTGCCGATCACAGTTCAGGCAGAAGCACAGACAGCTGAAACGAAACTGGTTCGTGTCGCCGTGTTTGACTATCCGGACAAGGAATCAAACGGCCCGCGTAATCTGAAACAGTTCCTCACGCCGGCCAATGGATTCAAGTATCAGGTCGTCCGTCCTGCCGAGATTCGTAACGGCATACTCAAAGACTTCGACGTTCTCATCATGCCCGGCGGCAGTGGCAGTAAGCAGTCGAAAGCACTGGCACCGGAAGGTCGCAAAGCCGTCCGCCAGTTTGTGCAGAACGGCGGTGGTTATGTGGGGATCTGCGCCGGGGCCTACCTCGCCTCATCGCACTACCCATGGTCGCTGGGAGTGATCAACGCCCGCGTCTGGGATCGCCAGCACTGGGCCCGCGGCGCTGAAACCGTTGAAATCGGTCTGACACCCGCCGGACAACAGGTCCTCGCCCGCGGTCCAAAAAGTTACAAAGTACGCTACCAGAACGGGCCACTGCTGGTCCCCGACAACCAGCAGCACCTCCCGGGCTACGAAGTACTGGCGAGTTTCGAAACCGAAGTGGCCCGTAACGGTGCCCCCGCGGGAGCGATGGTAGGCACTCATGCCATCATCCGTTCCAAATTCGGTGCCGGTCGCGTGATCTGTTACAGTCCTCACCCGGAAGCCCAGGACGGTCCGAAATCACTGGTCGCCTCTGGAGTCTACTGGGCCGCCCAGGTGGACTGA
- a CDS encoding 6-bladed beta-propeller, whose protein sequence is MMKKCLRSIAVAVVCCLAVPVMAAEKVEPVRMGCGIMTFDTVPGWGFDEQGRSVLGPTHGGVVVDKEGNIYTSAKLGVFVFSPDGKVVRRFLGDEYSNIHDIEIRDEPEGEFIYGARNVAGEGIKFHAETGDIVLKLPFPKESGLNLKKFAPTAITVAPNGDIILSDGYASNYIFKFDKDGKYKSHFGKKGNGLKEFNTAHGMTLDTRYNPPRLLICDRNHQPKGRLVHYDLDGNYIEEVITGLGMPTSVAIQGDYVSVPDLHGRLVILDKTNTIVAVLGNNEDPKTHRNFNVPQDQWREGIFSGTHGSYWDKEGNLYVQDWNVSGRLMKLVRVK, encoded by the coding sequence ATGATGAAGAAGTGCTTGCGTTCAATTGCGGTAGCTGTGGTCTGTTGTCTGGCAGTGCCGGTGATGGCGGCGGAGAAGGTCGAACCGGTGCGGATGGGCTGTGGTATCATGACTTTTGATACGGTGCCCGGCTGGGGGTTCGACGAACAGGGCCGTTCCGTTCTGGGCCCCACCCATGGCGGCGTGGTTGTCGACAAAGAGGGAAATATCTACACGAGTGCCAAGCTGGGCGTGTTCGTCTTCTCACCCGACGGGAAAGTGGTACGCCGTTTTCTGGGAGACGAGTACTCTAACATTCACGATATCGAAATCCGGGATGAGCCCGAAGGGGAATTCATCTACGGTGCCCGCAACGTGGCAGGGGAAGGGATCAAGTTTCACGCCGAGACGGGAGACATCGTTCTCAAACTGCCGTTCCCGAAAGAGTCCGGACTGAACCTCAAGAAGTTTGCCCCGACCGCGATTACCGTCGCCCCCAATGGAGACATTATTCTCTCAGACGGTTACGCCAGTAATTACATCTTCAAGTTCGACAAGGATGGCAAATACAAATCCCACTTCGGTAAGAAGGGGAACGGCTTGAAGGAATTCAACACCGCACACGGGATGACGCTGGATACGCGATACAATCCGCCTCGCCTGTTGATCTGCGACCGTAACCATCAGCCCAAGGGCCGCCTGGTGCATTATGATCTGGATGGGAACTACATCGAAGAAGTGATCACCGGACTGGGCATGCCGACTTCAGTCGCGATCCAGGGAGATTACGTTTCGGTTCCCGACCTGCACGGACGGCTGGTCATTCTGGACAAGACCAACACCATCGTCGCCGTATTGGGTAACAACGAAGATCCGAAAACGCATCGCAACTTCAACGTCCCCCAGGATCAGTGGCGCGAAGGCATCTTCAGCGGTACTCACGGTTCCTACTGGGACAAAGAGGGCAACCTCTATGTGCAGGACTGGAACGTTTCCGGGCGGCTGATGAAGCTGGTGCGGGTGAAGTAA
- a CDS encoding PDZ domain-containing protein gives MRSRTSTMKAPQNFNHRVTNTRMNQNSFSKMQHKGSSLQPRTSMKQVHSQFNNKKPGNTFTRPTRKPFTGNNTMKPKPFPKPLDPGIGNGKPGNGGITRPGKNPFTGIGSTKPKPFPKPLDPGIGNGKPGNGGITPPKPGMGAPKPRPRPRPPVGNGPPKPRPSKPMPHKPGQGNGHHNGNHNGHHNGHHNGHNHGHHGNHHWHNHRPRFSWWWYNYCTPLRTCVPGNYQYCNYVYPTCDYVAPNGVVVEDVRWFLGLKGMMLPGKGIGVETVAENSPAAAVGLQPGMVITKCNGVVITDNEVFGQVIAQSGGVLEMELLESIEGEPLQATVQMTQLPAASF, from the coding sequence ATGCGATCCCGAACATCGACGATGAAGGCTCCTCAGAACTTCAACCACCGTGTCACAAACACGCGGATGAATCAGAACTCGTTTTCCAAGATGCAGCATAAGGGTTCTTCCCTGCAGCCACGCACTTCGATGAAACAGGTTCACTCCCAGTTCAACAACAAGAAGCCTGGCAACACTTTTACTCGACCAACCAGAAAACCGTTCACGGGCAATAACACAATGAAACCCAAACCATTCCCCAAACCACTCGATCCGGGTATTGGAAACGGGAAACCAGGTAACGGCGGCATCACACGTCCGGGTAAGAATCCGTTCACAGGCATCGGAAGCACCAAACCCAAACCGTTCCCGAAACCTCTCGATCCGGGTATCGGTAATGGCAAACCAGGCAATGGCGGAATCACTCCTCCGAAACCTGGCATGGGAGCTCCCAAACCACGACCTCGTCCACGGCCTCCCGTTGGCAACGGTCCTCCAAAACCACGGCCTTCCAAGCCCATGCCTCACAAACCAGGTCAGGGCAACGGACACCATAATGGAAACCACAACGGTCACCACAATGGACATCATAACGGACACAATCACGGTCACCACGGAAACCATCACTGGCACAACCATCGTCCTCGCTTCTCCTGGTGGTGGTACAACTACTGCACACCACTGCGGACCTGCGTGCCCGGTAACTACCAGTACTGCAACTACGTGTATCCAACTTGTGACTATGTCGCTCCCAACGGAGTGGTTGTGGAAGACGTTCGCTGGTTCCTCGGTCTGAAAGGAATGATGCTGCCCGGCAAAGGGATTGGTGTGGAAACAGTCGCAGAAAATTCACCTGCCGCTGCTGTCGGCCTGCAACCGGGAATGGTGATCACGAAGTGTAACGGTGTTGTCATCACCGACAACGAAGTGTTCGGCCAGGTCATCGCTCAGTCAGGTGGCGTACTGGAAATGGAACTGCTGGAATCCATCGAAGGCGAGCCCCTCCAGGCAACCGTTCAGATGACTCAGCTGCCCGCAGCCAGCTTCTAG
- a CDS encoding GNAT family N-acetyltransferase, translated as MLRELTASDQQLILDYAYQHELENMFVIGSFEFSDNPFEFNTYLGYFENDVLTGLGVYFGLWNDITLHAESTAVIDAFVDEFVKQNRPLKYVVAFQRHALPTLDRLQQHGITPIKVREQTLYLLAQENFHDCSTGAEVQGTSGDIDGIIRLGNIMDEQPADREVPENERARIVPEYEWLLKQAGEIIAKANVHGLSQHYAQVGGVMTHPAHQGKGYAKQTVSATCRHWFARGKQLTLFVNNDNTPAIRAYTRLGFQPIGEYIHAEFA; from the coding sequence ATGCTTCGTGAACTAACCGCCTCAGATCAACAGCTCATTCTGGACTATGCATACCAGCACGAACTCGAAAACATGTTCGTGATCGGCAGCTTTGAATTCTCTGACAATCCCTTCGAGTTCAACACTTACCTGGGCTATTTCGAAAATGATGTGCTGACAGGTCTGGGCGTCTACTTCGGCCTCTGGAACGACATCACACTGCACGCTGAGAGCACCGCTGTCATCGATGCCTTTGTCGATGAGTTCGTGAAACAGAACCGGCCCCTGAAATATGTGGTCGCCTTCCAGCGGCATGCACTCCCAACCCTCGACCGTCTCCAGCAGCATGGCATCACCCCCATCAAAGTTCGGGAGCAGACCCTGTACCTGTTGGCGCAGGAGAATTTCCATGACTGTTCCACAGGAGCAGAAGTCCAGGGAACGTCAGGCGACATAGACGGTATCATTCGCCTGGGAAACATCATGGATGAGCAACCTGCCGACAGAGAAGTGCCCGAAAACGAGCGGGCGCGCATTGTCCCCGAGTACGAATGGCTACTGAAACAGGCAGGTGAGATCATCGCCAAAGCCAATGTCCACGGGCTATCTCAGCACTACGCCCAGGTAGGCGGCGTGATGACACATCCCGCTCACCAGGGAAAAGGCTACGCCAAACAGACCGTCAGCGCCACCTGCAGACACTGGTTCGCCCGGGGCAAACAACTCACCCTGTTCGTCAACAACGACAACACCCCCGCAATTCGAGCCTACACCAGACTGGGATTCCAGCCAATCGGGGAATACATTCATGCAGAATTTGCGTGA
- a CDS encoding pentapeptide repeat-containing protein, which translates to MNVDSHLIRLVHDILFREWDPLGVNADEGAFSEYSRYDVVLLQLLKRGADERRVAEHLLRIQENSMGISPTDPERDKVIALRLLTAYEIAQRRIRPARSAEELLERYQAGERVFNGSRIETDESGILAGCTLNGLVLRNAYVKLSFQRASLRGADFWDSELKGSDFSYTDLRGARFVGSVLSDTSFQGARLEGVEFNNACFQLRMLKTGEFPDSF; encoded by the coding sequence ATGAACGTTGACTCTCATTTGATTCGTCTGGTGCATGACATTTTGTTTCGTGAGTGGGACCCGCTGGGTGTGAATGCAGATGAAGGCGCCTTCAGTGAGTATTCCAGGTACGATGTTGTGCTTCTCCAATTACTCAAGAGAGGGGCGGATGAACGGCGCGTTGCAGAGCATCTACTGCGAATTCAGGAAAACTCAATGGGGATCAGTCCGACTGATCCTGAGAGGGACAAGGTGATCGCCTTGCGACTGCTGACTGCCTATGAGATTGCCCAGCGTCGCATTCGACCGGCCCGCTCCGCAGAAGAGTTACTGGAACGTTATCAGGCGGGAGAACGTGTTTTCAATGGCAGCCGGATTGAGACGGACGAAAGTGGAATTCTGGCGGGTTGTACTCTGAATGGTCTGGTGCTCCGCAACGCTTATGTGAAGCTCTCGTTTCAGCGGGCGTCACTGCGAGGTGCTGATTTCTGGGACTCGGAGCTAAAGGGCTCTGACTTCTCTTATACCGATTTACGCGGTGCCAGGTTTGTCGGAAGCGTGCTGAGCGACACTTCTTTTCAAGGGGCCCGGCTGGAAGGAGTAGAGTTCAACAATGCCTGTTTTCAGCTGCGCATGTTGAAAACAGGTGAATTCCCAGACAGTTTCTGA